Proteins encoded by one window of Chryseobacterium aquaeductus:
- a CDS encoding mercuric reductase gives MIKKDAIIIGSGQAGNPLALKLSAAGLKTVLIEKSEEMLGGVCVNVGCTPSKTLIASAKAMHKIKTAHKHGISVPDVSIDFEITQKRKNDIVAKSKKGVKKNLEEAENLDLIYGTASFSGEKTISVQNESEEAIEFTAPYIFINVGCRPATPEIDGLKDVKWYDSTGILELQEIPKKLIVIGSGYIGLELGQMYSRFGSEVIIVEKAGQIISNEDADIAENLQEILEEEGLTFHLNSEIKNVKQDDNKITLTFTKNNKQEQIEGTHLLIVTGRKSNADSLHLEKAGIKQDDKGYIKVNQKLETNVDGVYALGDIKGGPQFTHISYNDYVIVSDNILEQKNTSTEGRIIPYTVFTDPQVGRVGLSEKEATEKNLNFTVIKIPGKRITRGLESAETQGLWKAVVDNDSDKILGAAIIGSEGGEMTSIIQMAMKGNISAKDLQTFIFSHPTYSESLNTLFDELE, from the coding sequence ATGATAAAAAAAGATGCAATCATCATCGGTTCCGGACAAGCAGGAAATCCTCTTGCTTTAAAATTATCAGCTGCAGGCTTGAAAACAGTTTTAATAGAAAAATCTGAAGAAATGCTGGGCGGAGTTTGTGTAAATGTGGGTTGCACACCAAGTAAAACATTGATTGCTTCAGCTAAAGCTATGCACAAGATAAAGACAGCGCATAAACACGGAATTTCAGTCCCTGACGTATCGATAGATTTTGAAATCACACAGAAAAGAAAAAATGATATTGTTGCTAAATCTAAAAAAGGAGTAAAGAAAAATCTGGAAGAGGCAGAAAATCTTGACTTGATCTATGGAACAGCATCTTTCAGTGGAGAAAAAACAATTTCTGTGCAAAATGAAAGTGAGGAAGCCATTGAGTTTACAGCACCTTATATTTTTATCAATGTCGGATGCAGACCTGCAACTCCGGAAATTGATGGTCTGAAAGATGTAAAATGGTATGATTCAACAGGAATACTTGAACTTCAGGAGATTCCAAAAAAATTAATCGTCATTGGAAGTGGTTATATCGGTTTGGAATTAGGGCAAATGTACAGCCGATTCGGAAGTGAGGTAATTATCGTTGAAAAGGCAGGTCAGATCATATCTAACGAAGACGCAGATATTGCAGAGAATTTACAGGAAATTTTGGAAGAAGAAGGTCTTACGTTTCATCTTAATTCTGAAATTAAAAATGTAAAACAGGACGACAACAAAATTACTTTAACTTTTACCAAAAACAATAAGCAAGAACAGATAGAAGGAACACATCTTTTGATCGTAACCGGAAGAAAATCAAATGCAGACAGCTTACATCTTGAAAAAGCAGGTATAAAGCAGGATGATAAAGGATACATCAAAGTCAACCAAAAATTGGAAACTAATGTTGATGGCGTTTATGCATTGGGAGACATCAAAGGTGGTCCGCAGTTTACCCATATTTCTTACAACGATTATGTTATTGTTTCCGATAATATTTTAGAGCAGAAAAACACTTCGACTGAAGGAAGAATTATTCCATATACTGTTTTTACAGATCCTCAGGTTGGGCGCGTCGGTTTGTCTGAAAAAGAGGCCACAGAAAAAAATCTGAATTTTACAGTCATCAAAATTCCCGGAAAAAGAATTACACGCGGTTTGGAATCTGCGGAGACTCAAGGTTTGTGGAAAGCTGTTGTAGACAATGATTCAGATAAAATTTTAGGTGCTGCGATCATTGGTAGCGAAGGAGGGGAAATGACATCGATTATTCAAATGGCAATGAAAGGAAATATTTCGGCAAAAGACTTGCAGACTTTTATTTTTTCGCATCCGACTTATTCTGAGTCTCTAAATACGCTTTTTGATGAGTTGGAGTGA
- a CDS encoding Ig-like domain-containing protein, whose amino-acid sequence MTKLYKLCYRIGKIDHLFKFLLIVTAIFACVTTKVKAQVSAYTFAQSSGTYTSVFGTVLGTATGNASATNLNSVVYPVTLPFNFNFNGVLYSSINVSTNGFITFGSVVPTTTNTTPISGTALYDGAISAWGRDLSSYFDVNSRTGSIVWETVGTAPNREVVVEWKNFRTNSATAVTSIYSFSFQIRLSETSNIIKVVYDSGSYLVGSTAVTGTTQVGLRGSSNFDFNNRLNDTSTEYFNSTAGITNTSSQAFNTTAAIPGMPTSGLTYSWTPPSCYAPLSVSTSNPTTNSVDVSWVASPSLPSGGYDIYYNTSSTPPTIATTPNITGFQGTSTTLPGLPPLTSYYVWVRANCGAGNLSVWSSQTVMFSTLCQPPSILTTTGATVCPNQSATLSATADAGTTISWYSAQTGGNLLVTGSTYTTPLLTATTNYYVSTYTGTTGLSVGKTIFSPSPSSGAGTTNFGLVFDALSFFTLETVTVYPVSASGASGTLTIDVIDGNGNILHSKTVNVTGSPTSAPVAQIIDLNFLIAPGTNYKLRPGSYTGITGLLFDPAANAPGGNYGYPFLLQNLVSINTSTLGAPPTNAPRNDLYYYFYDWKVSSKCESARTMVTATVDSNCLSTSETDRKNSIKVYPNPFSDVINIDRPDLVKSVQITDLSGKLIRSNLKAESVLRLNNLTAGMYILQLDMKDGFKQTLKIIKK is encoded by the coding sequence ATGACTAAACTCTACAAATTATGTTACAGAATTGGCAAGATTGATCATTTATTCAAATTTTTGCTAATAGTTACTGCTATTTTTGCATGTGTCACTACAAAAGTAAAAGCTCAGGTGAGTGCTTATACTTTTGCGCAATCTTCAGGAACATATACTTCAGTATTTGGAACCGTACTGGGAACTGCTACAGGAAATGCATCTGCTACTAACTTAAACAGTGTAGTATATCCTGTTACTTTACCATTTAATTTTAATTTTAATGGTGTGTTATATTCTTCGATTAATGTTTCCACCAATGGTTTTATTACATTTGGATCTGTGGTTCCTACAACCACTAATACAACACCAATTTCGGGTACAGCTTTGTATGATGGAGCAATCTCTGCATGGGGAAGAGATTTAAGCAGTTATTTTGATGTTAATTCTAGAACTGGAAGTATAGTTTGGGAAACGGTAGGTACTGCACCTAACAGAGAAGTAGTAGTAGAATGGAAAAATTTCAGAACGAATTCTGCAACTGCTGTAACGTCAATTTATTCCTTTTCATTTCAGATTAGATTGTCTGAAACATCCAATATTATAAAGGTTGTTTACGATTCTGGAAGTTATCTCGTAGGAAGTACTGCAGTAACAGGAACTACACAAGTAGGTTTACGAGGCAGCTCAAACTTTGATTTTAATAATAGATTAAATGACACTTCAACAGAATACTTTAATTCTACGGCAGGAATTACTAATACGAGTTCACAAGCATTTAATACTACAGCTGCAATCCCAGGAATGCCAACTTCCGGACTTACTTATTCATGGACGCCGCCTTCATGTTATGCTCCCTTAAGTGTTTCTACCTCTAATCCTACGACTAATTCTGTTGATGTATCTTGGGTAGCGTCACCTTCATTACCTTCCGGTGGTTATGATATTTATTACAATACATCAAGCACACCACCTACAATTGCAACGACGCCAAACATAACAGGTTTTCAGGGTACTTCAACTACATTGCCCGGATTGCCGCCTTTAACTTCTTACTACGTTTGGGTGAGAGCAAACTGTGGTGCAGGTAACTTGAGCGTGTGGTCATCTCAAACGGTTATGTTTTCAACTTTATGCCAGCCGCCATCAATTTTGACGACAACAGGAGCTACAGTTTGCCCAAATCAATCAGCAACGCTTTCTGCAACTGCAGATGCAGGAACCACTATCAGTTGGTATAGTGCACAAACTGGTGGAAATTTATTAGTTACAGGATCTACGTATACTACTCCTCTTTTAACAGCTACAACAAATTATTACGTAAGCACATATACAGGAACTACAGGCCTTTCAGTAGGGAAAACAATATTTAGTCCAAGCCCTAGTAGTGGAGCAGGAACCACAAATTTTGGGTTGGTATTTGACGCACTCAGCTTCTTTACTTTGGAAACAGTAACGGTTTATCCGGTAAGTGCAAGTGGTGCCTCGGGAACTTTAACGATAGATGTGATAGATGGAAATGGAAATATACTCCATTCTAAAACGGTCAACGTAACAGGATCTCCTACCAGTGCACCAGTCGCACAAATTATTGATCTTAATTTTCTTATTGCTCCTGGAACTAATTATAAATTGCGACCGGGAAGTTATACAGGAATTACGGGATTGCTTTTTGATCCTGCAGCAAATGCACCAGGAGGGAACTATGGCTATCCTTTTCTACTTCAAAATTTGGTAAGTATCAACACCAGTACATTAGGTGCGCCACCAACAAATGCGCCACGGAATGATTTATACTACTATTTTTATGATTGGAAAGTGTCTAGTAAATGCGAATCAGCAAGAACAATGGTTACTGCTACAGTAGATTCAAACTGTTTATCAACTTCTGAAACCGATAGAAAGAATAGTATTAAAGTTTATCCAAACCCATTTTCAGATGTTATCAATATCGACAGACCAGATCTTGTTAAATCAGTTCAGATTACAGATTTATCCGGAAAGTTGATTAGAAGTAATTTGAAAGCAGAATCCGTTTTAAGATTAAACAATCTTACAGCAGGAATGTACATTCTACAACTTGATATGAAAGATGGTTTTAAACAAACGCTTAAGATTATTAAAAAATAA
- a CDS encoding aconitate hydratase, producing the protein MTFDIDMIKKVYERYPERIAAARQITGKPLTLSEKILYTHLWEGNATQEYERGNSYVDFAPDRVAMQDATAQMALLQFMQAGKPKVAVPSTAHADHLIQARVGAESDLQEGINKNSEVFNFLGSVCDKYGIGFWKPGAGIIHQVVLENYAFPGGMMIGTDSHTVNAGGLGMVAIGVGGADAVDVMAGMAWELKMPKLIGVKLTGKMSGWTSAKDVILKVAGILTVKGGTGCIVEYFGEGAISLSATGKGTICNMGAEIGATTSTFGYDDSMRRYLASTGRQDVVDAADQVAEHLTGDAEVYANPEQYFDQVIEINLSELAPHLNGPFTPDLATPVSEFKEKAEANGWPIEVEWALIGSCTNSSYEDLSRAASIVEDAVAKGVKPKAILGINPGSEQVKFTAERDGFLDSFRKFENARIFTNACGPCIGQWDREGADKGEKNSIIHSFNRNFAKRADGNPNTHAFVASPEMVAAIAISGRLDFNPITDTLTAENGEQIRLNEPSGFELPAKGFAVDDNGYQAPSADGSSVEVKVSPTSDRLQLLEEFPAWDGKNITGARVLIKAFGKCTTDHISMAGPWLKYRGHLDNISNNMLIGAVNAYNMETNKVKNQLDGTYGEVPAVQRAYKAAGIPSIVVGDQNYGEGSSREHAAMEPRHLGVKAVLVKSFARIHETNLKKQGMLGLTFADEADYDKIQEDDVVNFLDLDQFAPGKQLTLEFIHTNGTKDIVMANHTYNDQQIDWFKAGSALNLIKQQEN; encoded by the coding sequence ATGACTTTCGACATTGACATGATTAAAAAAGTGTACGAACGTTATCCTGAGCGTATTGCAGCAGCAAGACAGATTACAGGAAAGCCGTTGACACTTTCAGAAAAGATTCTTTACACACACTTGTGGGAAGGAAATGCAACACAAGAATATGAAAGAGGAAATTCCTATGTAGATTTCGCTCCGGACAGAGTTGCAATGCAAGATGCAACAGCTCAGATGGCTCTTTTACAATTTATGCAGGCAGGAAAACCTAAAGTGGCAGTTCCGTCAACCGCTCACGCTGATCACTTGATTCAGGCAAGAGTGGGTGCAGAATCAGATTTACAGGAAGGAATCAATAAGAACTCTGAAGTTTTCAACTTTTTGGGTTCTGTTTGTGATAAATACGGAATCGGTTTCTGGAAACCGGGAGCCGGAATCATTCACCAAGTTGTTTTAGAAAATTATGCATTTCCTGGAGGAATGATGATCGGAACTGATTCTCACACAGTGAACGCAGGAGGTTTGGGAATGGTTGCCATCGGAGTTGGTGGTGCAGATGCGGTAGACGTAATGGCAGGAATGGCTTGGGAACTTAAAATGCCAAAATTAATTGGTGTAAAACTAACAGGAAAAATGTCTGGCTGGACCTCAGCAAAAGACGTTATCCTAAAAGTTGCCGGAATTCTTACCGTAAAAGGAGGAACCGGATGCATCGTAGAATATTTTGGAGAAGGTGCAATCTCTTTATCTGCAACAGGTAAAGGGACAATTTGTAACATGGGTGCAGAAATTGGTGCTACTACCTCTACTTTCGGATATGACGATTCTATGAGAAGATATCTTGCTTCTACAGGAAGACAGGATGTTGTAGATGCCGCAGACCAAGTTGCAGAACACTTAACAGGTGATGCTGAAGTTTATGCAAACCCTGAACAATATTTTGATCAGGTTATTGAAATCAATCTTTCAGAATTAGCTCCTCACTTAAACGGACCATTTACACCAGATTTAGCCACTCCTGTTTCAGAATTCAAAGAAAAAGCAGAAGCAAACGGATGGCCTATTGAAGTAGAATGGGCATTAATCGGATCTTGTACCAACTCTTCTTATGAAGATTTATCAAGAGCAGCTTCTATTGTTGAGGATGCAGTAGCGAAAGGTGTAAAACCAAAAGCTATTTTAGGAATCAATCCTGGTTCTGAGCAGGTGAAATTTACTGCAGAAAGAGATGGTTTCTTAGATTCTTTCAGGAAATTTGAAAACGCCAGAATATTTACCAATGCTTGTGGCCCTTGTATCGGACAATGGGACAGAGAAGGCGCTGATAAAGGTGAGAAAAACTCAATCATCCATTCATTCAACAGGAACTTTGCAAAAAGAGCTGACGGAAATCCGAATACTCACGCATTTGTAGCTTCTCCTGAAATGGTTGCCGCAATTGCAATCTCAGGAAGATTAGATTTTAACCCAATTACAGATACTCTGACCGCCGAAAATGGCGAACAGATCAGACTAAACGAACCAAGTGGTTTTGAGTTGCCTGCAAAAGGATTTGCTGTAGATGACAACGGTTACCAAGCTCCATCAGCAGACGGTTCTTCGGTTGAGGTAAAGGTTAGTCCGACTTCTGACAGACTACAATTATTGGAAGAATTCCCGGCTTGGGACGGTAAAAACATTACCGGAGCGAGAGTTTTAATTAAAGCTTTCGGAAAATGTACAACCGACCACATTTCTATGGCAGGACCTTGGTTGAAATACAGAGGACATTTGGATAACATTTCAAACAATATGTTGATTGGTGCCGTAAATGCTTACAACATGGAAACCAACAAAGTAAAAAACCAGTTAGATGGTACTTACGGTGAAGTTCCAGCGGTACAGAGAGCGTATAAAGCTGCAGGAATTCCTTCAATTGTCGTCGGTGATCAAAACTACGGTGAAGGTTCTTCGAGAGAACACGCAGCAATGGAGCCTAGACATCTTGGTGTAAAAGCTGTATTGGTAAAATCGTTTGCAAGAATTCACGAGACTAACTTGAAAAAACAAGGAATGTTGGGATTGACGTTTGCTGATGAAGCAGATTACGATAAAATCCAGGAGGATGACGTTGTCAATTTCCTAGATCTGGATCAGTTTGCTCCCGGAAAACAATTGACTTTAGAATTCATTCATACAAATGGAACGAAAGATATTGTGATGGCAAACCATACTTATAATGACCAACAGATTGATTGGTTTAAAGCAGGTTCTGCTTTGAATTTGATTAAGCAACAAGAAAACTAA
- a CDS encoding outer membrane beta-barrel family protein, whose amino-acid sequence MKKIILALSVLASTITFAQETKDTKVKEKEIEGVVITKTKKAVEQKADRTIFDFSEQPHLNNGNVLEGIKKLPGLVSTDIAGMMYQGKILDVYLNGRPLNITSNELNSFLEGMPANSVERIEVITQPGAEFPATSGGAIMNIITNKNANKYLSATYSGNYNFTNEDKLRSRTSHSLNLNARNKLFGWQLSVGQNYRESMLNSNQDNLILTNTDRVGRGYFAKSGLTFDLGEDRLLLNYDIYHNKNDNYTTSNGLADVPVLQNPNISREAYFNAFDAANTNNLRQEAVATYQVRFDDKLKKLDFQFGFTKSDSKFGQNNIFRNGIFTDTNQPFDFTAGNVLENSSDMRIANFKVDYSQPLKILDEGKVSFGGLYEKQNFDTESKGLTNLEYQRQTASTYLEFQAKLKKFDFIAGARGENYDISGVARRDSANTIIQENLIPFNKFKIFPNASVQYNVMNQVYALANYNKKINLPSISALNPNNNTFQGPNTQVTGNPFLQPTIFDNFEVKISAFDYAFIGYSVSNAKNQVAQIIRREGKNIFNEQVNISEMKIHNFNVGLPIPFMIFSKPLSEIMKFDFNPDKINFMYLYAGYQKHEINNLQNNGFWIFNLMTQILLPKDIKLTANYSYLTPRAGYFYFTAEKPFNNSVDITLTKKFMDNRLTVSIFGNDILNGQVMQIRTNNPTGGESLFIRTKYDSRNFGLSVNYKIPTKNKLAKEDANILNSKKEETGGVMQTGQ is encoded by the coding sequence ATGAAGAAAATCATACTTGCCCTTTCAGTTTTAGCATCAACAATTACTTTTGCACAAGAAACAAAGGATACTAAAGTAAAAGAAAAAGAAATAGAAGGTGTTGTCATCACCAAAACCAAAAAAGCCGTTGAGCAGAAAGCCGACCGTACTATTTTCGATTTCTCTGAGCAGCCTCATCTCAACAACGGAAATGTGTTGGAAGGAATCAAAAAACTTCCCGGTCTTGTATCCACAGATATTGCAGGAATGATGTATCAGGGAAAAATTCTGGATGTTTATCTGAATGGCAGACCTCTGAATATCACCAGCAATGAGCTCAATTCTTTTCTTGAAGGAATGCCCGCCAATTCTGTAGAAAGAATTGAAGTCATCACTCAGCCGGGTGCAGAATTTCCGGCAACTTCCGGCGGTGCAATCATGAATATTATCACCAATAAAAATGCTAATAAATATCTTTCTGCAACGTATTCCGGTAATTATAATTTTACAAATGAAGACAAACTGAGAAGCAGAACCAGTCATTCTTTAAATTTAAATGCAAGAAATAAACTCTTTGGATGGCAACTGAGTGTAGGACAAAACTATCGCGAAAGTATGTTGAATTCTAATCAGGATAATCTCATTCTTACCAATACTGACAGAGTTGGGCGAGGATATTTTGCAAAATCCGGATTGACATTTGATCTTGGCGAAGACAGATTGCTTTTGAACTACGATATTTATCACAATAAAAATGATAATTACACTACCAGTAATGGCTTAGCAGACGTCCCGGTTTTACAAAATCCAAATATTTCCAGAGAAGCATATTTTAACGCCTTTGATGCAGCCAACACCAATAATCTTAGACAGGAAGCAGTCGCTACCTACCAAGTTCGTTTTGACGATAAGCTTAAAAAACTTGATTTTCAATTTGGTTTTACGAAATCGGACAGCAAATTTGGTCAGAATAATATCTTCAGAAATGGAATTTTTACCGATACCAACCAGCCATTCGATTTTACAGCAGGAAATGTTTTAGAAAACAGTTCAGATATGAGAATCGCCAATTTCAAAGTAGATTATTCTCAACCTCTGAAAATATTAGATGAAGGAAAAGTAAGCTTTGGAGGATTGTATGAAAAACAAAATTTCGACACGGAAAGTAAAGGCTTAACCAATCTTGAATATCAAAGACAAACGGCTTCCACGTATTTAGAATTTCAGGCAAAACTGAAAAAATTTGATTTCATTGCCGGCGCAAGAGGAGAAAATTATGATATTTCGGGAGTTGCAAGAAGAGATAGTGCAAACACAATTATTCAAGAAAATTTGATTCCTTTTAATAAATTTAAAATTTTCCCGAATGCAAGTGTGCAGTATAATGTGATGAATCAGGTATATGCATTGGCAAACTACAATAAGAAAATTAATCTGCCGAGTATTTCTGCATTAAATCCGAACAACAATACCTTCCAAGGACCCAATACCCAAGTGACGGGAAATCCGTTTCTTCAACCAACGATATTTGATAATTTTGAAGTGAAAATTTCGGCTTTTGATTATGCATTTATCGGGTACAGCGTGAGTAATGCCAAAAATCAGGTGGCACAAATCATCAGACGAGAAGGCAAAAATATCTTCAACGAACAGGTGAATATTTCGGAAATGAAAATTCACAATTTCAATGTCGGACTTCCTATTCCGTTTATGATTTTCTCGAAACCTTTAAGTGAAATTATGAAGTTTGATTTTAATCCTGATAAGATTAATTTCATGTATCTGTATGCAGGTTACCAAAAACACGAAATCAATAATTTACAAAACAACGGTTTTTGGATATTTAATTTAATGACACAAATTCTTTTGCCTAAAGACATCAAGCTGACCGCAAATTACAGTTATCTCACGCCAAGAGCGGGATATTTCTACTTTACGGCAGAAAAACCCTTCAATAATTCTGTAGATATTACTTTAACGAAGAAATTTATGGATAATCGTTTGACAGTTTCAATCTTCGGAAACGATATCTTGAACGGACAGGTGATGCAGATCAGAACCAATAATCCTACAGGTGGAGAAAGTCTTTTCATCAGAACAAAATACGACAGTCGAAACTTCGGACTTTCTGTGAATTATAAAATTCCAACAAAAAATAAGCTAGCAAAAGAAGATGCTAATATTTTGAACAGTAAAAAAGAAGAAACAGGTGGAGTGATGCAAACGGGACAATAA
- a CDS encoding fibronectin type III domain-containing protein → MKKIYQLSFRSKIDFLFKSLLIVAAIFAGVCSKVKAQVSAYSFVQSTGVFTPINGTVLGTATGNASATNLNSEVYPVTLPFSFIFNGTAYSSLTVSSNGFVSFGTTTPTTTNTTPISSTAAYDGSIAAFGRDLNSVFDVNSVTGNISWEVVGSAPNREVVIQWKDFRPTNVTVTTSVYTFSFQVRLQETSNVIKTVYTSGSYVVGNTSYASTAQIGLRGSANTDFNNRLNATTLEFVNSTAGTANSSTQAFNTVNAVPGMPSTGLTYTWTPPACFRPMVVTNPTSTVNSVNVQWVAPAPPPAGGYEIFYSTVNSDPTSSTTPLITGINATSTTIPSLNSSTTYYVWVRSVCSGSNKSEWSLSGIAKTLCAPNTSMFENFDSYATGSIVPDCWARIVGASNTAQSISATAPASGTRHISQTTSTAANATIVVLPEFSNVNAGTHWLRFKARVASGTGSLDIGYVTTITDASTFVNIQTLSIANTTYTSQDAEYTVTVPNTIPSNARLAIRNIGTSAVSHFFDDVYWEVKPTCIAPGNVSVSAITTTSATVQWNASVTPPSSGYEVYYSTSGTPPTSSTLPNVTGIAGLSTVISPLQPSSNYYVWVRSACSSSDKSNWSLALSFATQCGLISGAYSEDFENYPAVGNGASGGVLPNCWTNLGTAQGGHVSNSTSSVISGTNTLYLWTSGTTYVAYVALPPMSTLQSGDYRLKFDGKASVTAGGIIQLGYLDSSNAFVQLTTFSVPTTGTVYNFSFDIPALPTGVSQLALRNPGTPANSLSIDNLSYELKTLSTSEAAVKSIVRINPNPFSEVINIDKPDLVKSISIVDLSGKLVRNNIKAESVLRLNDLTAGIYLLLIEMKDGSRQSIKVIKK, encoded by the coding sequence ATGAAAAAAATCTATCAGTTATCATTCAGAAGCAAGATTGATTTTCTATTTAAATCCTTGCTCATAGTTGCTGCAATTTTTGCAGGTGTGTGTTCAAAGGTAAAAGCCCAGGTAAGTGCTTATTCTTTTGTACAATCGACAGGAGTTTTTACTCCTATCAATGGAACAGTGCTGGGAACAGCCACTGGGAATGCGTCTGCAACCAATTTAAACAGTGAAGTGTATCCTGTAACATTACCTTTTAGTTTTATTTTTAATGGTACAGCATACAGTTCATTAACTGTATCATCAAACGGTTTTGTTTCATTTGGAACAACAACTCCTACGACTACCAATACGACACCAATATCCAGCACAGCTGCTTATGATGGAAGTATTGCGGCTTTTGGTAGAGATTTGAATAGCGTATTTGATGTAAACAGTGTTACAGGAAATATAAGTTGGGAGGTAGTAGGATCAGCACCCAACAGGGAAGTTGTGATTCAATGGAAAGATTTCAGACCTACTAATGTAACGGTAACAACATCTGTCTATACTTTTTCCTTTCAAGTCCGTTTGCAAGAAACTTCAAATGTAATCAAAACTGTTTACACAAGCGGTTCATATGTGGTGGGCAATACATCTTATGCTTCCACGGCGCAGATAGGTTTACGGGGATCTGCAAATACGGATTTTAATAATAGACTGAATGCAACTACATTAGAATTCGTAAATTCTACAGCGGGAACTGCCAACAGCAGCACTCAGGCTTTTAATACTGTGAATGCTGTTCCTGGAATGCCTAGTACAGGATTGACATATACATGGACACCTCCCGCATGTTTCAGACCTATGGTCGTTACCAATCCGACCAGTACAGTGAACAGTGTTAATGTGCAATGGGTAGCGCCTGCACCACCACCAGCAGGCGGATACGAAATTTTTTACAGTACAGTGAATTCCGATCCTACTTCAAGCACTACTCCTTTAATTACCGGAATTAATGCTACATCTACGACCATACCAAGTTTAAATAGTAGTACAACTTACTATGTGTGGGTGAGGTCAGTTTGCAGCGGATCAAATAAAAGCGAATGGTCGCTATCCGGAATCGCAAAAACATTATGTGCTCCAAATACTTCCATGTTTGAAAATTTTGATTCTTATGCAACTGGTAGTATTGTACCAGACTGCTGGGCAAGAATCGTTGGAGCGAGCAATACTGCACAAAGTATTAGTGCTACAGCACCTGCCTCAGGAACCAGACATATTTCGCAAACGACCTCCACGGCAGCTAATGCTACCATTGTGGTACTTCCTGAATTTAGCAACGTAAATGCAGGAACTCATTGGTTAAGATTTAAAGCAAGGGTAGCATCCGGAACTGGTTCTTTGGACATAGGATATGTCACCACAATCACAGATGCGTCAACTTTTGTCAATATTCAAACATTAAGCATTGCGAATACAACTTACACATCACAGGATGCTGAATACACTGTTACAGTACCTAATACGATACCGTCCAATGCTAGATTAGCTATCAGAAATATCGGGACGTCTGCAGTATCTCATTTTTTTGATGATGTGTATTGGGAGGTGAAACCGACCTGTATTGCTCCGGGAAATGTTTCTGTTTCTGCCATTACTACAACATCTGCAACAGTGCAGTGGAATGCTTCTGTAACACCGCCATCGAGTGGTTATGAGGTATACTATTCGACTTCCGGTACGCCGCCAACTTCTTCCACATTGCCAAATGTTACAGGAATCGCAGGTTTGTCTACGGTGATAAGCCCACTACAGCCGTCTTCTAATTATTACGTTTGGGTAAGATCTGCCTGCAGCAGTTCAGATAAAAGCAACTGGTCTCTGGCATTGAGTTTTGCTACACAATGTGGACTTATATCCGGTGCATATTCTGAAGATTTTGAAAATTATCCGGCGGTAGGGAATGGTGCATCCGGTGGAGTATTGCCTAATTGCTGGACCAATCTTGGAACCGCTCAGGGTGGGCATGTTTCAAACAGTACTTCATCTGTCATTTCGGGGACGAATACTTTATATCTGTGGACATCCGGTACAACTTACGTTGCCTATGTAGCATTGCCTCCTATGAGCACATTGCAGTCTGGTGATTACCGTCTGAAGTTTGACGGAAAAGCGAGTGTTACTGCTGGTGGAATCATTCAGTTAGGTTATCTGGATTCATCCAATGCTTTTGTGCAGTTAACAACTTTTAGTGTTCCAACTACAGGTACTGTGTATAATTTTTCATTCGACATACCTGCTCTTCCTACCGGAGTATCGCAGTTAGCTTTAAGAAACCCTGGAACTCCTGCCAACAGCCTTTCGATAGATAATCTTTCTTATGAACTGAAAACACTATCAACTTCTGAAGCTGCTGTAAAAAGTATTGTGAGAATTAATCCTAATCCTTTTAGTGAAGTGATTAATATAGATAAACCAGACTTGGTGAAATCTATTAGTATAGTTGATCTATCAGGAAAATTGGTAAGAAACAATATCAAAGCAGAATCTGTTTTAAGATTAAATGATCTTACTGCGGGGATCTATCTTTTACTCATCGAGATGAAGGATGGTTCCAGACAAAGCATTAAGGTTATTAAGAAATAG